The Euphorbia lathyris chromosome 2, ddEupLath1.1, whole genome shotgun sequence genome includes a window with the following:
- the LOC136220086 gene encoding peroxidase 40-like: protein MAASLLRLHFHDCFVNGCDASVLLDDTVNFVGEKTAVPNLNSLRGFEVIDSIKSELESVCPETVSCADILAIVARDSVVLSGGPSWEVEMGRKDSLSASKAAASTNIPAPNSTVPALVASFQNVGLSLNDMVALSGGHTIGAARCPTFSSRLQGQGSPDVNLAFIQPLQQLCSEPNSNSITARLDLVTPATFDNQYYINLLSGEGLLQSDQTLVTDDYQTRQIVEAYAQDPLLFFEDFKNSMLRMGSIGSGFSEGEIRRNCRIVN from the exons ATGGCTGCTTCGTTGCTTCGTCTTCACTTCCATGATTGTTTCGTTAAT GGTTGTGATGCTTCGGTGTTGCTAGATGATACAGTAAATTTTGTGGGGGAAAAAACTGCAGTACCAAATTTGAATTCATTAAGAGGATTTGAAGTGATTGATTCAATTAAATCTGAATTGGAATCTGTTTGTCCTGAAACTGTTTCATGTGCTGATATTCTTGCCATTGTTGCTAGAGATTCTGTTGTTCTG TCAGGTGGACCGAGTTGGGAAGTAGAAATGGGAAGAAAAGATAGCTTGAGTGCAAGCAAAGCAGCAGCATCAACAAATATTCCAGCTCCAAATTCTACAGTCCCAGCACTTGTGGCTTCCTTCCAAAATGTTGGTCTCTCCTTAAATGATATGGTGGCTCTTTCTG GAGGGCACACAATAGGAGCAGCAAGATGTCCAACATTCTCCTCTAGGCTACAAGGACAAGGAAGTCCAGATGTTAATTTAGCTTTCATTCAGCCATTGCAGCAGCTCTGTTCCGAACCAAACAGTAACTCCATAACAGCACGTCTCGACTTAGTCACGCCAGCAACATTCGACAATCAGTACTACATTAATCTACTTTCCGGGGAGGGTTTACTTCAGTCCGATCAGACTCTCGTCACCGACGATTATCAAACCCGACAGATTGTCGAAGCCTACGCTCAAGAccctcttcttttctttgaggATTTCAAGAATTCAATGCTGAGAATGGGAAGTATAGGGTCGGGATTTTCCGAGGGGGAAATCCGTAggaattgcaggatagttaattAG